One Malus sylvestris chromosome 14, drMalSylv7.2, whole genome shotgun sequence DNA segment encodes these proteins:
- the LOC126598958 gene encoding transcription termination factor MTEF18, mitochondrial-like produces the protein MFPFYSAESWHLSFRRNYYAGNLIKLMMTHLHKLRTASILKWVSSNFDKNHFRSTRTPIHPIGYFPIVQNPRFYTTKRDSVTQSCEKGDTTSTAIANGKSDAQISRAIRKEAENALFDYLYFTRYLQFADAENMSKNSPHFLRKLVKCAGNEKGYGGSIARFLRYHPINEFEPFLESLGLKPSEYSPLLPRNLMFLIDDGLLLHNYAVLCNYGVARNKIGKIYREATEIFQYRVGVLRSKLEAYEELGLSQSDLIKLVVASPNLLSGVVNAMLFKVLEKLKSVGFETSWIIGNLSEENSYSWSRLLEALSFLSKMVCSDKQLGELIGQHPHILFEGSGEKMFSVIGFLLKFGSTKSQLCSIFLQFPQIPVVKFVSNLRQCILFLNEIDMKVAEIGKLIRFHPLLLGSCALKKTNTLLLHLKVGKKSLCRYIQENPQELKNWVLGKRLRPLENRRSITEKTMFLLDIGFVENSNKMKVAQKAFQGNAWEFQERFDCIVEAGLDREAVCKMIKAYPLILSQSKAVIEMKIDFLVNHLRYPLSTVLTFPRFLTYGIKRVKRRVFMYNWLKDQGTADPRYALSTVVSCSDACFIRKYVNCHPNGPEVWEDLKNKIHLEQ, from the coding sequence ATGTTTCCATTTTATTCGGCAGAATCTTGGCATTTGAGCTTCCGTAGAAATTACTATGCTGGGAATCTCATCAAATTGATGATGACCCATTTGCACAAACTCAGAACAGCATCTATTCTCAAATGGGtttcttcaaattttgataaaaaCCACTTTAGATCGACAAGAACCCCAATTCACCCAATTGGGTATTTCCCCATTGTCCAAAACCCTAGGTTTTACACAACTAAAAGGGATTCTGTGACtcaaagttgtgaaaaaggggATACTACTTCGACTGCCATTGCTAATGGCAAAAGTGATGCTCAAATTTCTCGTGCTATTAGAAAAGAAGCGGAAAATGCATTGTTCGATTATTTGTATTTTACTAGATACTTACAGTTTGCAGATGCAGAGAACATGAGTAAAAACTCCCCACATTTTCTCAGGAAGCTTGTAAAATGTGCTGGTAATGAAAAGGGATATGGGGGTTCAATTGCTCGTTTCTTGCGTTACCACCCTATTAATGAATTCGAACCTTTCCTTGAGAGCTTGGGGTTGAAACCTTCCGAGTATAGTCCTCTTCTTCCTCGCAATTTGATGTTCTTGATCGACGATGGTTTGTTGCTTCATAATTATGCTGTTTTGTGTAATTATGGGGTTGCTCGTAATAAGATAGGAAAGATTTATAGGGAAGCAACTGAAATCTTTCAATACCGTGTTGGGGTGTTACGATCAAAGCTTGAAGCTTATGAAGAACTAGGTCTCAGCCAGTCTGATTTGATTAAGCTTGTTGTTGCTAGTCCTAATCTTTTAAGTGGGGTCGTCAATGCCATGTTGTTCAAGGTGTTGGAAAAACTGAAGTCTGTTGGATTTGAAACCAGTTGGATTATAGGGAACTTATCAGAAGAAAATTCTTATAGTTGGAGCCGGTTGCTTGAAGCTCTAAGTTTTCTGAGTAAGATGGTTTGCAGCGACAAACAGTTGGGTGAATTAATTGGCCAACACCCACATATTTTATTTGAGGGCTCAGGGGAAAAGATGTTTTCAGTTATTGGGTTCTTACTGAAATTTGGATCCACAAAAAGCCAGCTATGCTCAATATTTCTGCAATTTCCACAGATTCCAGTTGTGaaatttgtttcaaatttgAGACAATGCATTTTGTTCCTGAATGAGATTGACATGAAGGTTGCAGAGATTGGAAAGTTGATTCGTTTTCACCCCTTGCTACTGGGTTCATGTGCTTTGAAGAAAACTAACACCTTACTTCTTCACTTGAAAGTTGGAAAGAAGAGCCTGTGTAGATACATACAGGAGAACCCTCAAGAATTGAAGAATTGGGTTTTAGGTAAAAGACTTAGGCCATTAGAGAACCGTAGATCAATAACAGAGAAGACTATGTTCTTGTTAGACATAGGATTTGTAGAGAACTCAAACAAAATGAAAGTAGCGCAAAAGGCATTTCAAGGCAATGCATGGGAGTTTCAGGAAAGATTTGATTGTATTGTGGAAGCTGGTTTGGATCGCGAGGCTGTCTGCAAAATGATTAAAGCATACCCTCTAATTCTTAGCCAGTCAAAGGCTGTTATTgaaatgaagattgattttctTGTAAATCATTTGCGTTATCCGTTATCAACTGTGCTGACCTTCCCAAGATTTCTTACATATGGAATTAAAAGGGTCAAGCGTAGGGTGTTTATGTACAATTGGCTCAAAGATCAAGGAACGGCAGATCCTAGGTATGCTTTGAGCACTGTTGTTTCGTGTTCAGATGCATGTTTTATAAGGAAGTATGTAAATTGCCATCCTAATGGTCCTGAAGTGTGGGAGGATTTGAAGAATAAAATTCATTTGGAGCAATAA
- the LOC126598957 gene encoding transcription termination factor MTEF18, mitochondrial-like isoform X6: MFPFYSAESWHLSFRRNYYAGNLIKLMMTHLHKLRTASILKWVSSNFDKNHFRSTRTPIHPIGYFPIVQNPRFYTTKRDSVTQSCEKGDTTSTAIANGKSDAQISRAIRKEAENALFDYLYFTRYLQFADAENMSKNSPHFLRKLVKCAGNEKGYGGSIARFLRYHPINEFEPFLESLGLKPSEYSPLLPRNLMFLIDDGLLLHNYAVLCNYGVARNKIGKIYREATEIFQYRVGVLRSKLEAYEELGLSQSDLIKLVVASPNLLSGVVNAMLFKVLEKLKSVGFETSWIIGNLSEENSYNWSRLLEALSFLSKMVCSDKQLGELIGQHPHILFEGSGEKMFSVIGFLLKFGSTKSQLCSIFLQFPQIPVVKFVSNLRQCILFLNEIDMKVAEIGKLIRFHPLLLGSCALKKTNTLLLHLKVGKKSLCRYIQENPQELKNWVLGKRLRPLENRRSITEKTMFLLDIGFVENSNKMKVAQKAFQGNAWEFQERFDCIVEAGLDREAVCKMIKAYPLILSQSKAVIEMKIDFLVNHLRYPLSTVLTFPRFLTYGIKRVKRRVFMYNWLKDQGTADPS; encoded by the exons ATGTTTCCATTTTATTCGGCAGAATCTTGGCATTTGAGCTTCCGTAGAAATTACTATGCTGGGAATCTCATCAAATTGATGATGACCCATTTGCACAAACTCAGAACAGCATCTATTCTCAAATGGGtttcttcaaattttgataaaaaCCACTTTAGATCGACAAGAACCCCAATTCACCCAATTGGGTATTTCCCCATTGTCCAAAACCCTAGGTTTTACACAACTAAAAGGGATTCTGTGACtcaaagttgtgaaaaaggggATACTACTTCGACTGCCATTGCTAATGGCAAAAGTGATGCTCAAATTTCTCGTGCTATTAGAAAAGAAGCGGAAAATGCATTGTTCGATTATTTGTATTTTACTAGATACTTACAGTTTGCAGATGCAGAGAACATGAGTAAAAACTCCCCACATTTTCTCAGGAAGCTTGTAAAATGTGCTGGTAATGAAAAGGGATATGGGGGTTCAATTGCTCGTTTCTTGCGTTACCACCCTATTAATGAATTCGAACCTTTCCTTGAGAGCTTGGGGTTGAAACCTTCCGAGTATAGTCCTCTTCTTCCTCGCAATTTGATGTTCTTGATCGACGATGGTTTGTTGCTTCATAATTATGCTGTTTTGTGTAATTATGGGGTTGCTCGTAATAAGATAGGAAAGATTTATAGGGAAGCAACTGAAATCTTTCAATACCGTGTTGGGGTGTTACGATCAAAGCTTGAAGCTTATGAAGAACTAGGTCTCAGCCAGTCTGATTTGATTAAGCTTGTTGTTGCTAGTCCTAATCTTTTAAGTGGGGTCGTCAATGCCATGTTGTTCAAGGTGTTGGAAAAACTGAAGTCTGTTGGATTTGAAACCAGTTGGATTATAGGGAACTTATCGGAAGAAAATTCTTATAATTGGAGCCGGTTGCTTGAAGCTCTAAGTTTTCTGAGTAAGATGGTTTGCAGCGACAAACAGTTGGGTGAATTAATTGGCCAACACCCACATATTTTATTTGAGGGCTCAGGGGAAAAGATGTTTTCAGTTATTGGGTTCTTACTGAAATTTGGATCCACAAAAAGCCAGCTATGCTCAATATTTCTGCAATTTCCACAGATTCCAGTTGTGaaatttgtttcaaatttgAGACAATGCATTTTGTTCCTGAATGAGATTGACATGAAGGTTGCAGAGATTGGAAAGTTGATTCGTTTTCACCCCTTGCTACTGGGTTCATGTGCTTTGAAGAAAACGAACACCTTACTTCTTCACTTGAAAGTTGGAAAGAAGAGCCTGTGTAGATACATACAGGAGAACCCTCAAGAATTGAAGAATTGGGTTTTAGGTAAAAGACTTAGGCCATTAGAGAACCGTAGATCAATAACAGAGAAGACTATGTTCTTGTTAGACATAGGATTTGTAGAGAACTCAAACAAAATGAAAGTAGCGCAAAAGGCATTTCAAGGCAATGCATGGGAGTTTCAGGAAAGATTTGATTGTATTGTGGAAGCTGGTTTGGATCGCGAGGCTGTCTGCAAAATGATTAAAGCGTACCCTCTAATTCTTAGCCAGTCAAAGGCTGTTATTgaaatgaagattgattttctTGTAAATCATTTGCGTTATCCGTTATCAACTGTGCTGACCTTCCCAAGATTTCTTACATATGGAATTAAAAGGGTCAAGCGTAGGGTGTTTATGTACAATTGGCTCAAAGATCAAGGAACGGCAGATCCTAG TTGA
- the LOC126598957 gene encoding transcription termination factor MTEF18, mitochondrial-like isoform X5: MFPFYSAESWHLSFRRNYYAGNLIKLMMTHLHKLRTASILKWVSSNFDKNHFRSTRTPIHPIGYFPIVQNPRFYTTKRDSVTQSCEKGDTTSTAIANGKSDAQISRAIRKEAENALFDYLYFTRYLQFADAENMSKNSPHFLRKLVKCAGNEKGYGGSIARFLRYHPINEFEPFLESLGLKPSEYSPLLPRNLMFLIDDGLLLHNYAVLCNYGVARNKIGKIYREATEIFQYRVGVLRSKLEAYEELGLSQSDLIKLVVASPNLLSGVVNAMLFKVLEKLKSVGFETSWIIGNLSEENSYNWSRLLEALSFLSKMVCSDKQLGELIGQHPHILFEGSGEKMFSVIGFLLKFGSTKSQLCSIFLQFPQIPVVKFVSNLRQCILFLNEIDMKVAEIGKLIRFHPLLLGSCALKKTNTLLLHLKVGKKSLCRYIQENPQELKNWVLGKRLRPLENRRSITEKTMFLLDIGFVENSNKMKVAQKAFQGNAWEFQERFDCIVEAGLDREAVCKMIKAYPLILSQSKAVIEMKIDFLVNHLRYPLSTVLTFPRFLTYGIKRVKRRVFMYNWLKDQGTADPSSV; the protein is encoded by the exons ATGTTTCCATTTTATTCGGCAGAATCTTGGCATTTGAGCTTCCGTAGAAATTACTATGCTGGGAATCTCATCAAATTGATGATGACCCATTTGCACAAACTCAGAACAGCATCTATTCTCAAATGGGtttcttcaaattttgataaaaaCCACTTTAGATCGACAAGAACCCCAATTCACCCAATTGGGTATTTCCCCATTGTCCAAAACCCTAGGTTTTACACAACTAAAAGGGATTCTGTGACtcaaagttgtgaaaaaggggATACTACTTCGACTGCCATTGCTAATGGCAAAAGTGATGCTCAAATTTCTCGTGCTATTAGAAAAGAAGCGGAAAATGCATTGTTCGATTATTTGTATTTTACTAGATACTTACAGTTTGCAGATGCAGAGAACATGAGTAAAAACTCCCCACATTTTCTCAGGAAGCTTGTAAAATGTGCTGGTAATGAAAAGGGATATGGGGGTTCAATTGCTCGTTTCTTGCGTTACCACCCTATTAATGAATTCGAACCTTTCCTTGAGAGCTTGGGGTTGAAACCTTCCGAGTATAGTCCTCTTCTTCCTCGCAATTTGATGTTCTTGATCGACGATGGTTTGTTGCTTCATAATTATGCTGTTTTGTGTAATTATGGGGTTGCTCGTAATAAGATAGGAAAGATTTATAGGGAAGCAACTGAAATCTTTCAATACCGTGTTGGGGTGTTACGATCAAAGCTTGAAGCTTATGAAGAACTAGGTCTCAGCCAGTCTGATTTGATTAAGCTTGTTGTTGCTAGTCCTAATCTTTTAAGTGGGGTCGTCAATGCCATGTTGTTCAAGGTGTTGGAAAAACTGAAGTCTGTTGGATTTGAAACCAGTTGGATTATAGGGAACTTATCGGAAGAAAATTCTTATAATTGGAGCCGGTTGCTTGAAGCTCTAAGTTTTCTGAGTAAGATGGTTTGCAGCGACAAACAGTTGGGTGAATTAATTGGCCAACACCCACATATTTTATTTGAGGGCTCAGGGGAAAAGATGTTTTCAGTTATTGGGTTCTTACTGAAATTTGGATCCACAAAAAGCCAGCTATGCTCAATATTTCTGCAATTTCCACAGATTCCAGTTGTGaaatttgtttcaaatttgAGACAATGCATTTTGTTCCTGAATGAGATTGACATGAAGGTTGCAGAGATTGGAAAGTTGATTCGTTTTCACCCCTTGCTACTGGGTTCATGTGCTTTGAAGAAAACGAACACCTTACTTCTTCACTTGAAAGTTGGAAAGAAGAGCCTGTGTAGATACATACAGGAGAACCCTCAAGAATTGAAGAATTGGGTTTTAGGTAAAAGACTTAGGCCATTAGAGAACCGTAGATCAATAACAGAGAAGACTATGTTCTTGTTAGACATAGGATTTGTAGAGAACTCAAACAAAATGAAAGTAGCGCAAAAGGCATTTCAAGGCAATGCATGGGAGTTTCAGGAAAGATTTGATTGTATTGTGGAAGCTGGTTTGGATCGCGAGGCTGTCTGCAAAATGATTAAAGCGTACCCTCTAATTCTTAGCCAGTCAAAGGCTGTTATTgaaatgaagattgattttctTGTAAATCATTTGCGTTATCCGTTATCAACTGTGCTGACCTTCCCAAGATTTCTTACATATGGAATTAAAAGGGTCAAGCGTAGGGTGTTTATGTACAATTGGCTCAAAGATCAAGGAACGGCAGATCCTAG TTCTGTGTGA
- the LOC126598957 gene encoding transcription termination factor MTEF18, mitochondrial-like isoform X2 has translation MFPFYSAESWHLSFRRNYYAGNLIKLMMTHLHKLRTASILKWVSSNFDKNHFRSTRTPIHPIGYFPIVQNPRFYTTKRDSVTQSCEKGDTTSTAIANGKSDAQISRAIRKEAENALFDYLYFTRYLQFADAENMSKNSPHFLRKLVKCAGNEKGYGGSIARFLRYHPINEFEPFLESLGLKPSEYSPLLPRNLMFLIDDGLLLHNYAVLCNYGVARNKIGKIYREATEIFQYRVGVLRSKLEAYEELGLSQSDLIKLVVASPNLLSGVVNAMLFKVLEKLKSVGFETSWIIGNLSEENSYNWSRLLEALSFLSKMVCSDKQLGELIGQHPHILFEGSGEKMFSVIGFLLKFGSTKSQLCSIFLQFPQIPVVKFVSNLRQCILFLNEIDMKVAEIGKLIRFHPLLLGSCALKKTNTLLLHLKVGKKSLCRYIQENPQELKNWVLGKRLRPLENRRSITEKTMFLLDIGFVENSNKMKVAQKAFQGNAWEFQERFDCIVEAGLDREAVCKMIKAYPLILSQSKAVIEMKIDFLVNHLRYPLSTVLTFPRFLTYGIKRVKRRVFMYNWLKDQGTADPSYITRVILVRLSCMRLTLEVTSKFE, from the exons ATGTTTCCATTTTATTCGGCAGAATCTTGGCATTTGAGCTTCCGTAGAAATTACTATGCTGGGAATCTCATCAAATTGATGATGACCCATTTGCACAAACTCAGAACAGCATCTATTCTCAAATGGGtttcttcaaattttgataaaaaCCACTTTAGATCGACAAGAACCCCAATTCACCCAATTGGGTATTTCCCCATTGTCCAAAACCCTAGGTTTTACACAACTAAAAGGGATTCTGTGACtcaaagttgtgaaaaaggggATACTACTTCGACTGCCATTGCTAATGGCAAAAGTGATGCTCAAATTTCTCGTGCTATTAGAAAAGAAGCGGAAAATGCATTGTTCGATTATTTGTATTTTACTAGATACTTACAGTTTGCAGATGCAGAGAACATGAGTAAAAACTCCCCACATTTTCTCAGGAAGCTTGTAAAATGTGCTGGTAATGAAAAGGGATATGGGGGTTCAATTGCTCGTTTCTTGCGTTACCACCCTATTAATGAATTCGAACCTTTCCTTGAGAGCTTGGGGTTGAAACCTTCCGAGTATAGTCCTCTTCTTCCTCGCAATTTGATGTTCTTGATCGACGATGGTTTGTTGCTTCATAATTATGCTGTTTTGTGTAATTATGGGGTTGCTCGTAATAAGATAGGAAAGATTTATAGGGAAGCAACTGAAATCTTTCAATACCGTGTTGGGGTGTTACGATCAAAGCTTGAAGCTTATGAAGAACTAGGTCTCAGCCAGTCTGATTTGATTAAGCTTGTTGTTGCTAGTCCTAATCTTTTAAGTGGGGTCGTCAATGCCATGTTGTTCAAGGTGTTGGAAAAACTGAAGTCTGTTGGATTTGAAACCAGTTGGATTATAGGGAACTTATCGGAAGAAAATTCTTATAATTGGAGCCGGTTGCTTGAAGCTCTAAGTTTTCTGAGTAAGATGGTTTGCAGCGACAAACAGTTGGGTGAATTAATTGGCCAACACCCACATATTTTATTTGAGGGCTCAGGGGAAAAGATGTTTTCAGTTATTGGGTTCTTACTGAAATTTGGATCCACAAAAAGCCAGCTATGCTCAATATTTCTGCAATTTCCACAGATTCCAGTTGTGaaatttgtttcaaatttgAGACAATGCATTTTGTTCCTGAATGAGATTGACATGAAGGTTGCAGAGATTGGAAAGTTGATTCGTTTTCACCCCTTGCTACTGGGTTCATGTGCTTTGAAGAAAACGAACACCTTACTTCTTCACTTGAAAGTTGGAAAGAAGAGCCTGTGTAGATACATACAGGAGAACCCTCAAGAATTGAAGAATTGGGTTTTAGGTAAAAGACTTAGGCCATTAGAGAACCGTAGATCAATAACAGAGAAGACTATGTTCTTGTTAGACATAGGATTTGTAGAGAACTCAAACAAAATGAAAGTAGCGCAAAAGGCATTTCAAGGCAATGCATGGGAGTTTCAGGAAAGATTTGATTGTATTGTGGAAGCTGGTTTGGATCGCGAGGCTGTCTGCAAAATGATTAAAGCGTACCCTCTAATTCTTAGCCAGTCAAAGGCTGTTATTgaaatgaagattgattttctTGTAAATCATTTGCGTTATCCGTTATCAACTGTGCTGACCTTCCCAAGATTTCTTACATATGGAATTAAAAGGGTCAAGCGTAGGGTGTTTATGTACAATTGGCTCAAAGATCAAGGAACGGCAGATCCTAG TTATATTACCAGAGTCATTTTAGTTAGGCTTTCCTGCATGAGGTTAACATTAGAAGTAACATCCAAGTTCGAATGA
- the LOC126598957 gene encoding transcription termination factor MTEF18, mitochondrial-like isoform X4, giving the protein MFPFYSAESWHLSFRRNYYAGNLIKLMMTHLHKLRTASILKWVSSNFDKNHFRSTRTPIHPIGYFPIVQNPRFYTTKRDSVTQSCEKGDTTSTAIANGKSDAQISRAIRKEAENALFDYLYFTRYLQFADAENMSKNSPHFLRKLVKCAGNEKGYGGSIARFLRYHPINEFEPFLESLGLKPSEYSPLLPRNLMFLIDDGLLLHNYAVLCNYGVARNKIGKIYREATEIFQYRVGVLRSKLEAYEELGLSQSDLIKLVVASPNLLSGVVNAMLFKVLEKLKSVGFETSWIIGNLSEENSYNWSRLLEALSFLSKMVCSDKQLGELIGQHPHILFEGSGEKMFSVIGFLLKFGSTKSQLCSIFLQFPQIPVVKFVSNLRQCILFLNEIDMKVAEIGKLIRFHPLLLGSCALKKTNTLLLHLKVGKKSLCRYIQENPQELKNWVLGKRLRPLENRRSITEKTMFLLDIGFVENSNKMKVAQKAFQGNAWEFQERFDCIVEAGLDREAVCKMIKAYPLILSQSKAVIEMKIDFLVNHLRYPLSTVLTFPRFLTYGIKRVKRRVFMYNWLKDQGTADPSSKPLYNATTFV; this is encoded by the exons ATGTTTCCATTTTATTCGGCAGAATCTTGGCATTTGAGCTTCCGTAGAAATTACTATGCTGGGAATCTCATCAAATTGATGATGACCCATTTGCACAAACTCAGAACAGCATCTATTCTCAAATGGGtttcttcaaattttgataaaaaCCACTTTAGATCGACAAGAACCCCAATTCACCCAATTGGGTATTTCCCCATTGTCCAAAACCCTAGGTTTTACACAACTAAAAGGGATTCTGTGACtcaaagttgtgaaaaaggggATACTACTTCGACTGCCATTGCTAATGGCAAAAGTGATGCTCAAATTTCTCGTGCTATTAGAAAAGAAGCGGAAAATGCATTGTTCGATTATTTGTATTTTACTAGATACTTACAGTTTGCAGATGCAGAGAACATGAGTAAAAACTCCCCACATTTTCTCAGGAAGCTTGTAAAATGTGCTGGTAATGAAAAGGGATATGGGGGTTCAATTGCTCGTTTCTTGCGTTACCACCCTATTAATGAATTCGAACCTTTCCTTGAGAGCTTGGGGTTGAAACCTTCCGAGTATAGTCCTCTTCTTCCTCGCAATTTGATGTTCTTGATCGACGATGGTTTGTTGCTTCATAATTATGCTGTTTTGTGTAATTATGGGGTTGCTCGTAATAAGATAGGAAAGATTTATAGGGAAGCAACTGAAATCTTTCAATACCGTGTTGGGGTGTTACGATCAAAGCTTGAAGCTTATGAAGAACTAGGTCTCAGCCAGTCTGATTTGATTAAGCTTGTTGTTGCTAGTCCTAATCTTTTAAGTGGGGTCGTCAATGCCATGTTGTTCAAGGTGTTGGAAAAACTGAAGTCTGTTGGATTTGAAACCAGTTGGATTATAGGGAACTTATCGGAAGAAAATTCTTATAATTGGAGCCGGTTGCTTGAAGCTCTAAGTTTTCTGAGTAAGATGGTTTGCAGCGACAAACAGTTGGGTGAATTAATTGGCCAACACCCACATATTTTATTTGAGGGCTCAGGGGAAAAGATGTTTTCAGTTATTGGGTTCTTACTGAAATTTGGATCCACAAAAAGCCAGCTATGCTCAATATTTCTGCAATTTCCACAGATTCCAGTTGTGaaatttgtttcaaatttgAGACAATGCATTTTGTTCCTGAATGAGATTGACATGAAGGTTGCAGAGATTGGAAAGTTGATTCGTTTTCACCCCTTGCTACTGGGTTCATGTGCTTTGAAGAAAACGAACACCTTACTTCTTCACTTGAAAGTTGGAAAGAAGAGCCTGTGTAGATACATACAGGAGAACCCTCAAGAATTGAAGAATTGGGTTTTAGGTAAAAGACTTAGGCCATTAGAGAACCGTAGATCAATAACAGAGAAGACTATGTTCTTGTTAGACATAGGATTTGTAGAGAACTCAAACAAAATGAAAGTAGCGCAAAAGGCATTTCAAGGCAATGCATGGGAGTTTCAGGAAAGATTTGATTGTATTGTGGAAGCTGGTTTGGATCGCGAGGCTGTCTGCAAAATGATTAAAGCGTACCCTCTAATTCTTAGCCAGTCAAAGGCTGTTATTgaaatgaagattgattttctTGTAAATCATTTGCGTTATCCGTTATCAACTGTGCTGACCTTCCCAAGATTTCTTACATATGGAATTAAAAGGGTCAAGCGTAGGGTGTTTATGTACAATTGGCTCAAAGATCAAGGAACGGCAGATCCTAG CTCGAAGCCCTTGTACAACGCGACAACATTCGTGTAA
- the LOC126598957 gene encoding transcription termination factor MTEF18, mitochondrial-like isoform X3, with translation MFPFYSAESWHLSFRRNYYAGNLIKLMMTHLHKLRTASILKWVSSNFDKNHFRSTRTPIHPIGYFPIVQNPRFYTTKRDSVTQSCEKGDTTSTAIANGKSDAQISRAIRKEAENALFDYLYFTRYLQFADAENMSKNSPHFLRKLVKCAGNEKGYGGSIARFLRYHPINEFEPFLESLGLKPSEYSPLLPRNLMFLIDDGLLLHNYAVLCNYGVARNKIGKIYREATEIFQYRVGVLRSKLEAYEELGLSQSDLIKLVVASPNLLSGVVNAMLFKVLEKLKSVGFETSWIIGNLSEENSYNWSRLLEALSFLSKMVCSDKQLGELIGQHPHILFEGSGEKMFSVIGFLLKFGSTKSQLCSIFLQFPQIPVVKFVSNLRQCILFLNEIDMKVAEIGKLIRFHPLLLGSCALKKTNTLLLHLKVGKKSLCRYIQENPQELKNWVLGKRLRPLENRRSITEKTMFLLDIGFVENSNKMKVAQKAFQGNAWEFQERFDCIVEAGLDREAVCKMIKAYPLILSQSKAVIEMKIDFLVNHLRYPLSTVLTFPRFLTYGIKRVKRRVFMYNWLKDQGTADPSSKPLYNATTFRVSL, from the exons ATGTTTCCATTTTATTCGGCAGAATCTTGGCATTTGAGCTTCCGTAGAAATTACTATGCTGGGAATCTCATCAAATTGATGATGACCCATTTGCACAAACTCAGAACAGCATCTATTCTCAAATGGGtttcttcaaattttgataaaaaCCACTTTAGATCGACAAGAACCCCAATTCACCCAATTGGGTATTTCCCCATTGTCCAAAACCCTAGGTTTTACACAACTAAAAGGGATTCTGTGACtcaaagttgtgaaaaaggggATACTACTTCGACTGCCATTGCTAATGGCAAAAGTGATGCTCAAATTTCTCGTGCTATTAGAAAAGAAGCGGAAAATGCATTGTTCGATTATTTGTATTTTACTAGATACTTACAGTTTGCAGATGCAGAGAACATGAGTAAAAACTCCCCACATTTTCTCAGGAAGCTTGTAAAATGTGCTGGTAATGAAAAGGGATATGGGGGTTCAATTGCTCGTTTCTTGCGTTACCACCCTATTAATGAATTCGAACCTTTCCTTGAGAGCTTGGGGTTGAAACCTTCCGAGTATAGTCCTCTTCTTCCTCGCAATTTGATGTTCTTGATCGACGATGGTTTGTTGCTTCATAATTATGCTGTTTTGTGTAATTATGGGGTTGCTCGTAATAAGATAGGAAAGATTTATAGGGAAGCAACTGAAATCTTTCAATACCGTGTTGGGGTGTTACGATCAAAGCTTGAAGCTTATGAAGAACTAGGTCTCAGCCAGTCTGATTTGATTAAGCTTGTTGTTGCTAGTCCTAATCTTTTAAGTGGGGTCGTCAATGCCATGTTGTTCAAGGTGTTGGAAAAACTGAAGTCTGTTGGATTTGAAACCAGTTGGATTATAGGGAACTTATCGGAAGAAAATTCTTATAATTGGAGCCGGTTGCTTGAAGCTCTAAGTTTTCTGAGTAAGATGGTTTGCAGCGACAAACAGTTGGGTGAATTAATTGGCCAACACCCACATATTTTATTTGAGGGCTCAGGGGAAAAGATGTTTTCAGTTATTGGGTTCTTACTGAAATTTGGATCCACAAAAAGCCAGCTATGCTCAATATTTCTGCAATTTCCACAGATTCCAGTTGTGaaatttgtttcaaatttgAGACAATGCATTTTGTTCCTGAATGAGATTGACATGAAGGTTGCAGAGATTGGAAAGTTGATTCGTTTTCACCCCTTGCTACTGGGTTCATGTGCTTTGAAGAAAACGAACACCTTACTTCTTCACTTGAAAGTTGGAAAGAAGAGCCTGTGTAGATACATACAGGAGAACCCTCAAGAATTGAAGAATTGGGTTTTAGGTAAAAGACTTAGGCCATTAGAGAACCGTAGATCAATAACAGAGAAGACTATGTTCTTGTTAGACATAGGATTTGTAGAGAACTCAAACAAAATGAAAGTAGCGCAAAAGGCATTTCAAGGCAATGCATGGGAGTTTCAGGAAAGATTTGATTGTATTGTGGAAGCTGGTTTGGATCGCGAGGCTGTCTGCAAAATGATTAAAGCGTACCCTCTAATTCTTAGCCAGTCAAAGGCTGTTATTgaaatgaagattgattttctTGTAAATCATTTGCGTTATCCGTTATCAACTGTGCTGACCTTCCCAAGATTTCTTACATATGGAATTAAAAGGGTCAAGCGTAGGGTGTTTATGTACAATTGGCTCAAAGATCAAGGAACGGCAGATCCTAG CTCGAAGCCCTTGTACAACGCGACAACATTTCGTGTAAGTTTGTAA